From a single Candidatus Zixiibacteriota bacterium genomic region:
- the rpsP gene encoding 30S ribosomal protein S16, which translates to MAVHIRLRRIGTTKRPYYRIVAADSRRARDGRFLEILGTYNPLPKPAEINLFEDKMTKWLAQGAEPSDTVASLLKQIGFTTKYLKAQKGEDVSTVAVKGTIKERPKKTRKMKKASVAAEAPAAEAK; encoded by the coding sequence TTGGCGGTACACATTAGACTGCGCCGGATAGGGACGACCAAACGTCCGTATTACCGGATAGTTGCGGCCGACTCACGTCGGGCACGTGACGGTCGTTTTCTGGAGATTCTTGGCACCTACAACCCGCTGCCGAAACCGGCCGAGATCAACTTGTTCGAGGACAAGATGACCAAGTGGCTGGCGCAGGGCGCGGAGCCGAGCGACACGGTGGCCTCGCTGCTCAAGCAGATCGGGTTCACCACCAAGTACCTGAAGGCGCAGAAAGGCGAGGATGTCTCGACGGTCGCGGTGAAGGGAACGATCAAGGAACGGCCGAAGAAGACGCGGAAGATGAAGAAGGCGAGTGTCGCCGCCGAGGCGCCGGCCGCCGAAGCGAAATAA
- the trmD gene encoding tRNA (guanosine(37)-N1)-methyltransferase TrmD encodes MKFEIVTLFPDYFALSLRQSLIGKAVDKRLFDIAIVNPREFATDKHHTVDDTPFGGGGGMVMKVEPLDRCLQSLGYHHQRAGEPPSPKERLILTSAAGRQFNQDLAVKYSLCERVTIICGHYLGVDERLTALYEMDEVSIGDYVLTGGEPAAAVMVDAIARLIPKVLGNFESALNDSYMNQMLGSPCYTKPAEYEGLNVPEILQSGHHAQIERFRRTEAIKKCLRHRPELLTRAELSDEELRLVDELEDKKNDI; translated from the coding sequence GTGAAATTTGAAATTGTCACGCTGTTTCCGGATTATTTCGCGCTGTCTTTGCGGCAGTCGTTGATCGGGAAAGCAGTCGACAAACGGCTCTTTGACATCGCAATAGTCAATCCGCGCGAGTTTGCTACGGATAAGCATCACACGGTCGATGACACCCCGTTCGGCGGCGGCGGCGGCATGGTGATGAAAGTCGAACCACTCGACCGATGTCTGCAGAGCCTCGGGTACCACCACCAGAGAGCCGGAGAGCCGCCATCGCCTAAAGAGCGGCTTATCCTCACCTCGGCGGCGGGACGGCAATTCAACCAGGATTTGGCGGTGAAATACTCGCTGTGCGAGCGAGTGACGATCATCTGCGGGCACTATCTTGGTGTCGATGAGCGGCTGACGGCGCTGTATGAAATGGATGAGGTCTCGATTGGCGACTACGTGCTGACCGGCGGCGAGCCGGCGGCGGCCGTGATGGTGGACGCTATCGCGCGGTTGATACCGAAAGTGCTCGGCAATTTTGAGTCGGCGCTGAATGATTCTTACATGAATCAGATGCTCGGCTCCCCCTGCTACACCAAACCGGCCGAATACGAGGGACTGAATGTGCCGGAGATTTTGCAGTCCGGGCACCATGCACAGATAGAAAGATTCCGTCGCACGGAGGCGATCAAGAAATGCCTGCGCCACCGCCCCGAGCTGCTCACGAGGGCGGAATTGAGCGATGAGGAATTGCGGTTGGTAGATGAACTTGAAGATAAGAAGAACGACATATAG
- the rimM gene encoding ribosome maturation factor RimM (Essential for efficient processing of 16S rRNA), with the protein MTDPDALITIGTLGKTRGVHGELYVTPTSDTPERFLELKELFVEFRGEWKRMTIASARIVSGRPVLKLAGIDTPEEAARLTNRQLALPRGQLMELAEDTFFVFELVGCKVYADESGDYVGEITQIEECPSSDVYVIAAEDGREWLCPAVKQFVRSVDIENRKVVVVTTGLAEQA; encoded by the coding sequence GTGACCGACCCGGACGCGCTGATCACGATCGGCACGCTGGGCAAAACGCGCGGCGTCCACGGCGAACTGTACGTGACGCCGACCAGCGACACGCCGGAGCGGTTTCTGGAACTGAAGGAACTGTTCGTTGAGTTCCGAGGGGAATGGAAGAGAATGACGATTGCTTCAGCGCGGATCGTCTCGGGACGGCCGGTACTGAAGCTGGCGGGAATCGACACACCGGAAGAAGCGGCGCGGCTGACCAACCGACAGTTGGCGTTGCCGCGCGGCCAGTTGATGGAGCTGGCCGAGGACACGTTTTTCGTGTTCGAACTGGTGGGATGCAAAGTGTACGCGGATGAAAGCGGTGACTACGTGGGCGAGATAACCCAGATCGAGGAGTGTCCCTCAAGCGATGTGTACGTCATCGCTGCTGAAGATGGTCGTGAGTGGCTCTGCCCGGCGGTCAAGCAGTTTGTCCGTAGTGTGGATATAGAGAACAGGAAAGTTGTGGTGGTCACAACCGGTCTGGCCGAGCAGGCATAA
- a CDS encoding methyltransferase domain-containing protein: MSENNGYEYLLGDGAAELERLQFQHSVWGPVTDQFFDRIGVGHGWRCLDVGAGPGLVTMDLRRRVGGNGEVIALEPSSYFRDWLNGQIAQEGWKNVSLQSGTSYEAALPHHHFDLVFIRWVIGFVPSPESFLSPLISALKPGGIIAVQDYVHEGCALFPEGSAWDRFPELMRQWWRSGGGDPYVGARLPAVFRSMGLQVIDYTPTSLSGGPDSRVMEWMGRFMHSQLPVMVERKLATQEESDAIRADWQAHRRNPDTIFFSPFVIDVAAQTKP; this comes from the coding sequence ATGAGCGAGAATAACGGTTACGAGTATCTGCTTGGGGACGGCGCCGCGGAGTTAGAACGTCTCCAATTCCAGCACAGTGTCTGGGGACCGGTCACCGACCAGTTTTTCGACCGTATCGGTGTCGGGCACGGCTGGCGATGTCTCGATGTCGGAGCCGGGCCCGGGCTGGTCACGATGGACCTTCGCAGGCGCGTGGGGGGAAACGGCGAAGTGATCGCACTGGAACCATCATCATATTTTCGCGACTGGTTGAACGGCCAGATCGCCCAAGAGGGCTGGAAGAACGTCTCGCTCCAGTCGGGCACGTCGTACGAAGCCGCGCTGCCACATCACCATTTCGACTTAGTGTTCATTCGCTGGGTGATCGGTTTTGTGCCGTCGCCGGAGTCGTTTCTCAGCCCCCTCATAAGCGCGCTCAAGCCGGGTGGCATTATCGCCGTGCAGGATTATGTCCACGAGGGGTGCGCACTGTTTCCCGAGGGGTCGGCGTGGGACCGCTTCCCGGAATTGATGCGTCAGTGGTGGCGTTCCGGCGGCGGGGACCCGTATGTCGGCGCACGACTGCCGGCGGTGTTTCGAAGTATGGGTTTGCAAGTGATCGACTATACGCCCACTTCCCTTTCCGGCGGGCCGGACAGCCGTGTCATGGAGTGGATGGGTCGTTTCATGCACAGCCAGTTGCCCGTGATGGTGGAGCGCAAGCTGGCCACGCAGGAGGAATCCGATGCCATCCGTGCCGATTGGCAGGCACACCGCCGGAACCCGGACACGATCTTCTTCTCACCGTTTGTGATCGACGTGGCGGCGCAAACGAAACCATAA
- a CDS encoding KH domain-containing protein produces the protein MKEFIEFIVRALVEHPDEVLVEEVQGSRTTVYELRVGQGDLGKVIGKSGQTAKAIRTILAAAAARKGHRAVLEILE, from the coding sequence ATGAAGGAGTTCATTGAGTTCATCGTGAGAGCACTGGTGGAGCACCCTGACGAGGTTCTGGTGGAAGAAGTCCAGGGGAGTAGGACCACCGTGTACGAACTGCGCGTGGGGCAAGGGGACCTGGGGAAAGTGATCGGCAAAAGTGGGCAGACCGCCAAGGCGATCCGGACGATCCTGGCGGCGGCAGCAGCGCGCAAGGGACATCGTGCCGTGCTGGAGATTCTGGAATAA
- the rplS gene encoding 50S ribosomal protein L19, with the protein MKQIDQIEKSFLKEHIPAFTPGDTVKVHVRIKEGDKERIQVFQGTVIGRRGSGAGATFTVRKISSGIGVERVFPLHSPNVAKIEHVRSGQVRRAKLYYLRELTGKSARIREELADTGKEATE; encoded by the coding sequence ATGAAACAGATAGACCAGATAGAGAAGAGCTTTCTCAAAGAGCATATCCCGGCGTTCACCCCGGGGGACACGGTTAAGGTCCATGTCCGTATTAAAGAAGGGGACAAGGAGCGAATCCAGGTGTTCCAGGGGACGGTGATCGGCCGCCGCGGCTCAGGCGCGGGCGCGACTTTCACAGTGCGGAAAATCTCTTCGGGGATCGGCGTGGAGCGTGTGTTTCCGCTTCATTCGCCGAACGTGGCCAAGATCGAGCATGTCCGCTCAGGCCAGGTTCGCCGTGCCAAACTGTATTACCTGCGTGAGTTGACCGGCAAGTCGGCCCGTATTCGCGAGGAACTGGCTGATACCGGCAAAGAGGCGACAGAATAG